CTCCGGTCGGGACTGTCTTTGTTGACGCTCTGTTTTCGCCGGTGACCAAGGTGTCCTACCAGGTCGAAAACACCCGCGTCGGTCAGAAGACAGACTATGACCGGCTGATTCTTGAAATCACGACTGATGGCTCGGTGACGCCGGAAGACGCTTTGAGCTTCGCAGCCAAGCTTCTGAAGGACTACGTCCAGTTGTTCATTCATCTTGACGAAGAGATCATGGTCGAAGAGGAGCCGGAGGAGGATGAAGAGGTTGTCCGTACTCGCAATCTGCTCAATATGCGGGTCGATGAGCTCGAGTTGTCCGTCCGGTCTTCGAACTGTCTGCGGGCGGCCAATATTCAGACGATCAGGGACCTGGTTACCAAGTCCGAGAGCGAAATGCTCAAATATCGTAACTTCGGTCGCAAGTCACTGAACGAGATAAGTTCGATTTTGGAGGAGATGGACCTGTCGTTTGGCATGGATATCTCTAAATTCGTTGAAACCGAGAAGAAGTAAGAATATATACAGGTCAAATCATGGGACATCGAGATAAAGTCAAGAAACTGGGTCGCACCAGGTCGCATCGTGAAGCCATGCTGGCCAATATGGCCATGTCGCTTTTTACACACCGGGTAATTAGAACCACCGATGCCAAGGCAAAGGCCCTCAAGCCCCTGGTCGATCGCATCATTGCCACGGCCAAACAGGACACTCTGAGCGCCAAGCGCCAGGTGGCCCGGACGGTGAAGAACAAAGAAGTTTTCAAGAAACTGTTTTCGGAGATTGTACCCCAGTTTTCGGAAAGACAGTCCGGTTTTTCGAGAGTCATCAAGCTCGGCGTACGCCGCGGCGATGGTGCTCCGATATCGGTGGTTGAGCTTTTAACGCAGCCGTCGAAGGCCGAGACCGAGGGCAAGTCCAAGAAAGAAAAGAAATCTGCTAAAGATCTGGCCAAGCCCAAAGTCACCGGTGGTCCTAAGGGTACCAAGGCTTCCAAAAAGGACTCCAAGAAGCTTCGCAGCGGCAAGAAGTCCGGCGGGAAGAAGAGAGCCAGCCAGCGGACCAAGAGCAAATAGCCCGTCTTTTCCGGCCGTTAATAAATCAAAGCCCGCCTCTGGCGGGCTTTTTTCGTGCTTCAACCGACCGCCGGTAAGATATTTATCCGCTTGCCATCACTGTTTGCGTGTGTTATATAATCATTATGCGGATGTGTCAACCAACGCTTGACATGACTTTGTTATCATTATATAAATCAACAATAAAGAAATTATTCAAATAACCCTTAGCAGGTTGGGAGCTATGACAGAGGTAACACCACAAACCACCCCGAAAAAGGGACTTTCGAAGGGCTGTCTGATTGGGCTAATCGTCGCCGGCGTTTTGCTGGTCATGATTATCGTGGCTATCGTTGTGATTTATATCTATCGCGAGGATGTAGCCAAAGCTTCTGGCGGGCTGTTGATTGGAGAGATACAAAAGATGGCGGTAACCGATCCGGCGCCCGGAGT
The sequence above is drawn from the Candidatus Zixiibacteriota bacterium genome and encodes:
- a CDS encoding DNA-directed RNA polymerase subunit alpha yields the protein MKWKPLTMPKEVVIDQSSATENYSRFIVEPLERGFGTTLGNSLRRVLLSSIQGAAVVALRIKGSLHEFSTIEGVYEDVTNIVLNVKNIRVKMHADEMRTLTLKANTKGKLTAGMFEGTPDVEILNPNQHVCELTKDGEFEMEIDIDAGRSYSVAEQNKRPDAPVGTVFVDALFSPVTKVSYQVENTRVGQKTDYDRLILEITTDGSVTPEDALSFAAKLLKDYVQLFIHLDEEIMVEEEPEEDEEVVRTRNLLNMRVDELELSVRSSNCLRAANIQTIRDLVTKSESEMLKYRNFGRKSLNEISSILEEMDLSFGMDISKFVETEKK
- the rplQ gene encoding 50S ribosomal protein L17; protein product: MGHRDKVKKLGRTRSHREAMLANMAMSLFTHRVIRTTDAKAKALKPLVDRIIATAKQDTLSAKRQVARTVKNKEVFKKLFSEIVPQFSERQSGFSRVIKLGVRRGDGAPISVVELLTQPSKAETEGKSKKEKKSAKDLAKPKVTGGPKGTKASKKDSKKLRSGKKSGGKKRASQRTKSK